Proteins encoded together in one Fibrobacter sp. UWH4 window:
- a CDS encoding acyl-CoA carboxylase subunit beta, whose translation MWNEKYIAKLDSYLAQAQAAGGAARVDKQHQSGKCTARERMEMLFDEGTFVEVGALRKSSNRVLKESKVVLGDGVVTGYGKVNGRLVFASSQDFTMGGGSLGQCHAEKICRVMDMAVEAGAPFVAMNDSGGARIHEGVFSLAGYSAIMARNVWASGVIPQIAVIMGPCAGGACYSPALSDFIFMTQNTSQMFLTGPAVVKLVMGENITAADLGGAQVHTSKSGVAHFMYEDDKKCLEGVRKLLSYLPQSNRKESAECNCKIAEAAKNDEGFFKKLFSKSESNEVAASFDNSASIQDIVPDNYKQAYDVKSVIAAFADADSFFEVQSDWGKNVVIGFARLNGEAIGIVANQPKVLAGSLDVDGSDKAGRFVRFCDAFNIPLLALADVPGYMPGSKQEYSGIIRHGAKLLYAFAEATVPKVTLILRKAFGGAYIAMNSKDVGADYVFALPIAQVAVMGAEGAVEIINKKEIAAAPDPAAARAQCIAKYEEELMNPYVAASMGVVDEVIHPADVRKRLIAAFDALKTKEQKRHWKKHANIPL comes from the coding sequence ATGTGGAACGAAAAGTATATCGCTAAGCTGGATAGCTACCTGGCTCAGGCCCAGGCGGCAGGTGGGGCTGCCCGTGTCGATAAGCAGCACCAGTCTGGAAAGTGCACTGCTCGCGAACGCATGGAAATGCTGTTCGACGAAGGTACGTTTGTTGAAGTCGGTGCTCTCCGCAAGTCGAGCAACCGCGTGCTCAAGGAAAGCAAGGTCGTCCTGGGTGACGGCGTCGTGACCGGTTACGGCAAGGTGAATGGCCGTCTGGTGTTCGCCTCTTCTCAGGACTTTACGATGGGTGGCGGCTCCTTGGGCCAGTGCCACGCCGAAAAGATTTGCCGCGTGATGGACATGGCTGTCGAAGCTGGTGCTCCGTTTGTCGCCATGAACGATAGCGGTGGAGCCCGTATCCACGAAGGCGTGTTCTCCTTGGCAGGCTATAGCGCCATCATGGCCCGCAACGTCTGGGCTTCGGGCGTGATTCCGCAGATTGCCGTGATCATGGGCCCCTGCGCTGGTGGCGCCTGCTATTCTCCGGCTCTGAGCGACTTCATTTTCATGACGCAGAACACGAGCCAGATGTTCCTGACGGGCCCGGCTGTGGTGAAGCTGGTGATGGGTGAAAATATTACCGCTGCTGACCTCGGTGGCGCTCAGGTGCATACTTCCAAGTCCGGTGTGGCTCACTTCATGTACGAAGACGACAAGAAGTGCCTCGAAGGTGTCCGCAAGCTCCTCAGCTACTTGCCGCAGAGCAACCGCAAGGAATCTGCCGAATGCAACTGCAAGATTGCCGAAGCCGCCAAGAATGACGAAGGCTTCTTCAAGAAGCTGTTCTCCAAGTCCGAATCGAACGAAGTGGCAGCTTCCTTCGACAACAGCGCCTCTATCCAGGACATCGTTCCGGATAACTACAAGCAGGCCTACGACGTGAAGTCCGTGATTGCGGCCTTTGCCGATGCAGACAGCTTCTTTGAAGTGCAGAGCGACTGGGGCAAGAACGTGGTGATCGGCTTTGCTCGCTTGAACGGCGAAGCGATCGGTATCGTGGCTAACCAGCCGAAGGTGCTCGCCGGTTCCTTGGACGTAGACGGTTCCGACAAGGCTGGCCGCTTTGTGCGCTTCTGCGACGCGTTCAACATTCCGCTTTTGGCTCTCGCTGACGTTCCGGGCTACATGCCGGGTTCCAAGCAGGAATACTCGGGCATTATCCGCCACGGTGCAAAGCTCCTTTACGCCTTTGCCGAAGCAACCGTGCCGAAGGTGACGCTCATTCTGCGTAAGGCTTTCGGTGGCGCCTACATCGCCATGAACAGCAAGGACGTGGGTGCCGACTACGTGTTCGCCCTCCCGATTGCCCAGGTGGCCGTGATGGGTGCCGAAGGTGCCGTGGAAATCATCAACAAGAAGGAAATCGCTGCGGCTCCGGATCCGGCTGCTGCTCGCGCCCAGTGCATCGCCAAGTACGAAGAAGAACTGATGAACCCCTACGTTGCCGCCTCCATGGGCGTGGTCGACGAAGTGATTCACCCGGCCGATGTTCGCAAGCGCCTCATTGCCGCCTTTGATGCCTTGAAGACCAAGGAACAGAAGCGTCACTGGAAGAAGCACGCGAACATACCGCTATAA
- the sprA gene encoding cell surface protein SprA, whose protein sequence is MFFDGLKHLWPVATVALAVGIAWSQSDSVSVVSASDAETTEPDPAETEWQPTYQYISLPPSVTPLNGLLPFGGIGSSPRLMSTSKGQVFSHDIDVSTREMDVSEKRVNSVSRDTTTLWTAHYPELADYVSDMYSIGQKSLWLNDLVGKPNDGYETPEVGSVFDITIPVTMPAWMRDFGLDKPKLMLQGTMDIRLKGYGEKDDAEGSTKTSLWPSPTLNYTPNFMVKGKIGPYITVEINNVEEGLGARNQVRVVYEESYKDEFEDYILQRVEAGTTNLALTGTELTGYSENHQGLFGIKADWKLGDWRLTTIASQDGGDQEEFSLKSSESTTEFQILDKQFVAYRYYFLNQSIRRDYVNAAIGGNRTWNQKASELRLYKRGATNSATGVIDNVYVRYTTPGGKTVVKLVERMVQIPNTDFTYDSKMGVVKVNGVNRNTLLAASWTEDRGGKSSVKEGDTVSLIQWDASLSELVDIDKLMLRNVYSIGISDASSSSFVLRMKNKSGISGDYLKKLGLVDTTTGTPLVNDATIFKKDASGTYTGEMWLPCKKSSDPVYSGAKNPDELAKQNCLEPMRNLDSSAAMAQLYTLPVYNLQRYTNRFYFESVGKRRNSVLSVRDPSSSYSVSGSSCMDISPGTEKVTAGSTTLIRGTDYEVNYELGQIELLSERALDPNKEIKVSYECEPLFEIDNKLLLGARAELPLDLYGMGAGSVFGVTALYKSQSTTAKTPTLGNEPYSSVLLGMNLRLQDTIPALTELVNLIPGINTTAQSSWRYEAEFAASRHNANTSEESSALVEDFEATTSGLTYPLSRLSWYQASPPGGVEHSLTYIESQDYRHKGEFIWHSNNTELYKNIYPSVGNSDVDNQHLTVLKMTLRANDNLAGNSWGGVMRPNSSYYQDMSDMKYIEVVARGNVGSLYLDLGLISEDLSINGASPNGDYNGENDLGTSTALNDKGLDGVSGSDEIDTVWDCRTNPCKGTEYSVRMGNVDASSNDIAHDNFNDDLDEESDPPRAINGTEKNSGERTYDTEDINKNGSLDRDISFVRYRIDLSDTNAAHFDILKNGWRKWRIPLYQYDTIVSATANDYQTILAESQFSRLWLGKLNNGVAEAKVQVVHLAVVGNAWEETTVADLYQTSSTEHSQIVEVNGIETKVTENVTAKDTNYITVKTINNREDADKYHKSPNTKTERDSDSNAPLKETALVLDYHNMSPGQEVGVTRIFETDVKDFSSYRSLKMEIHYQTDATSVPVRFAIQFGEGSLEGSSDYYEWSFRPVNYTCKKGSERPQDCDERNWLDNAFAMNVSDFSDLKRGRRPPYLTAVEKDLGGDREEKLKLVGNPSITSIDWMRFVIIADSSASESDLEGTFWLDDLRLSDMDTEWGYAARTSGQVNFADFISLSGAIRYQDGNFATLSTSNGSPKPKTSVAASQIDVAGDFTMNLNKFLNDSSGFHIPLSLGYHSSTKRPYMKPTDDMMLKRSSFVDMTGDMFQRRLEVDGDKEEQKLRDEAESKGYQSYVRDRSFGISYRKDYHARDSKLGEVMSQIFLDRPAFSYSYNESEGRATTSADSSYSYHTIIEYKLGTFSMFRFRPLDALSKYEWLKPLAKTEFEPWPQTFDVTLFDLNYVRYVNQNRDPDYVEPQVDKIVTYTTELNHKLNMRWNIFSFLTTSYSLNVKRDMYGGGDREAFVKKNFFTSRDGGLFASDYIFDYDHTDRRVYVSGDSIVAIPRDTIARISESGDTLAIDMQNPDSYEIRYDTTVFYKVDSVGRREYGRSYGILRNERARSQQFKIGFNPRLIPFLPFTTNFSSDFNQQKTIPDDFDFKDETMIEKNYWTISQTNRFEFSPTFKILDFANAFGKGNFVASAFDKIKWREIRFSWTASTNTVGENFTLAQLNEEQHVTPLQYYLYGLGLGNGYRNRGFYNIVTGDMGLDHRDDYRRFAQYRNHHVDTLVYQGNFRHSVSRQFQMGTGITLPIWDIGVQGDLQWKEDFSQAREYPLYLDTTTVWPKIGVGVTVPNFSQRVSILNGFRSVSTFHRFDYTYTTTVHPFQSSEDSWSQSINFNPLIRVTFLLQNNMRIENSVRMKIEDTDRRPKEEVIGITTWPDSAGNSRDTTDYFWETPWIHTSLYNDFMFNIGDDFTITYPLKLDKAVKFFKWFFKFKNSVDLKFTAGYDYKKTIRKQYDPEDGYDMWNKESGTDGVFRQWHFDDPLYADVPKTVYNPKLTLTDRTVPSRTHEWFIRPSAGYQFNKIASMSSYIEYRQIHEKLDDETPHLRQILQFEIALMLRFD, encoded by the coding sequence GTGTTTTTTGATGGTTTGAAACACTTGTGGCCGGTGGCGACTGTCGCCCTTGCCGTGGGAATCGCCTGGTCCCAGAGCGACTCCGTTTCGGTAGTGTCTGCAAGCGACGCTGAAACCACGGAGCCGGATCCGGCTGAAACCGAGTGGCAGCCGACATACCAGTACATATCGTTGCCTCCTTCGGTGACCCCGTTGAATGGACTTTTGCCGTTCGGCGGTATCGGTTCTTCGCCGCGTTTGATGAGTACCAGCAAGGGGCAGGTCTTTAGTCACGATATCGATGTCTCGACCCGTGAAATGGACGTGAGCGAAAAGCGCGTGAACTCCGTTTCCCGTGATACCACGACCTTGTGGACGGCGCATTATCCGGAACTTGCGGATTATGTGTCGGACATGTACAGTATCGGCCAGAAGAGCCTGTGGCTGAACGACTTGGTCGGGAAGCCGAACGACGGATACGAGACTCCCGAGGTGGGGTCGGTATTCGACATTACGATTCCCGTGACGATGCCCGCGTGGATGCGCGACTTCGGGCTCGACAAGCCGAAGCTGATGCTCCAGGGAACGATGGATATCCGCTTGAAGGGCTATGGCGAAAAGGATGATGCCGAAGGTAGCACCAAGACGAGTCTGTGGCCCAGCCCTACTTTGAACTATACGCCGAACTTCATGGTGAAGGGCAAGATCGGCCCGTACATCACGGTTGAAATCAACAACGTGGAAGAAGGGCTGGGCGCCCGCAACCAGGTGCGTGTTGTTTACGAAGAATCGTACAAGGATGAATTCGAGGACTACATTCTGCAGCGTGTAGAAGCCGGTACCACGAACCTCGCCTTGACGGGTACGGAACTCACGGGTTATTCCGAGAACCACCAGGGGCTGTTCGGTATCAAGGCCGACTGGAAACTCGGTGACTGGCGCCTTACGACGATTGCCTCGCAGGATGGTGGCGACCAGGAAGAATTCAGTCTGAAGTCCAGCGAATCTACGACGGAGTTCCAGATCCTTGACAAGCAGTTTGTCGCTTACCGCTACTACTTCCTGAATCAGTCGATCAGGAGGGACTACGTCAATGCGGCCATCGGCGGAAACAGGACTTGGAACCAGAAGGCCTCGGAACTCAGGCTTTATAAGCGCGGAGCTACGAACAGCGCGACGGGTGTCATTGATAATGTTTATGTTCGGTACACGACGCCTGGCGGAAAAACGGTCGTGAAGCTCGTGGAGCGCATGGTCCAGATTCCGAATACGGACTTTACTTACGATTCGAAAATGGGCGTGGTGAAGGTGAACGGCGTGAACCGCAACACCTTGCTTGCGGCGAGCTGGACGGAAGACCGTGGCGGAAAATCCTCGGTGAAAGAAGGGGATACGGTTTCCCTTATTCAGTGGGACGCATCCCTTTCGGAACTGGTCGATATCGACAAGCTCATGCTGCGTAATGTGTATTCGATAGGCATCTCTGATGCGAGTTCTTCGAGTTTCGTTTTGCGCATGAAGAACAAGTCGGGTATCTCCGGGGATTACCTCAAGAAACTTGGCCTGGTGGATACGACCACGGGAACTCCGTTGGTGAATGACGCTACGATTTTCAAGAAGGACGCTTCGGGAACATACACGGGTGAAATGTGGCTCCCCTGTAAGAAGTCGTCGGATCCGGTTTACAGCGGTGCGAAGAATCCTGACGAACTGGCCAAGCAGAATTGCTTGGAACCGATGCGTAACCTCGATTCCTCGGCGGCGATGGCTCAGCTCTATACGCTTCCTGTTTACAACCTCCAGCGCTACACGAACCGCTTCTATTTTGAATCGGTAGGTAAGCGTCGCAATTCCGTGCTGAGTGTGCGAGACCCGAGTTCGAGCTATTCGGTGAGCGGAAGTTCCTGTATGGATATTTCGCCGGGTACAGAAAAGGTGACGGCGGGATCGACGACTCTTATCCGCGGAACGGACTACGAAGTCAACTACGAACTCGGCCAGATTGAACTTTTGAGTGAACGCGCTCTTGACCCGAACAAGGAAATCAAGGTGAGCTACGAATGCGAACCCCTGTTCGAGATTGACAACAAGCTTTTGCTGGGCGCCCGTGCGGAACTTCCGCTGGACCTTTACGGCATGGGTGCTGGTTCCGTGTTTGGCGTCACCGCCTTGTACAAGAGCCAGAGTACCACGGCGAAGACTCCGACGCTCGGAAACGAACCGTACTCCAGCGTGCTGTTGGGCATGAACCTCCGTTTGCAGGATACGATTCCGGCCCTCACGGAACTGGTGAACCTGATTCCGGGCATCAATACGACGGCGCAGTCCAGCTGGCGTTACGAGGCGGAATTTGCGGCGAGCCGCCACAATGCAAACACGAGTGAAGAAAGCTCTGCGTTGGTGGAAGATTTCGAGGCGACTACTTCGGGCCTGACTTATCCACTGTCCCGTCTGTCGTGGTACCAGGCGTCGCCTCCGGGCGGTGTGGAGCACAGCTTGACCTACATCGAAAGCCAGGATTATCGGCACAAGGGCGAGTTTATCTGGCACAGCAACAATACCGAACTTTACAAGAACATTTACCCGTCGGTTGGAAACTCCGATGTTGACAACCAGCACCTGACGGTACTCAAGATGACGCTCCGCGCGAACGACAACTTGGCTGGTAATTCCTGGGGCGGCGTGATGCGTCCGAACAGTAGTTACTACCAGGATATGAGCGATATGAAGTATATCGAAGTGGTGGCGCGCGGAAACGTGGGTTCGCTCTACCTGGACTTGGGTCTTATTAGCGAAGACCTCTCGATTAACGGAGCTTCGCCGAACGGGGATTACAACGGTGAAAATGACTTGGGTACATCGACGGCGCTCAATGACAAGGGCCTTGATGGCGTAAGTGGATCTGACGAAATCGACACGGTTTGGGATTGCCGAACCAACCCCTGTAAGGGCACTGAATATAGCGTGCGGATGGGCAATGTGGATGCGTCGTCGAACGATATCGCTCACGATAATTTTAACGACGACCTGGATGAAGAAAGCGATCCTCCCCGGGCTATCAACGGAACCGAAAAGAACTCGGGCGAACGCACCTACGATACCGAAGATATCAACAAGAACGGTTCCTTGGACAGGGACATCAGCTTCGTGCGTTATCGCATCGATTTGTCTGATACGAACGCGGCACATTTCGATATCCTTAAGAACGGATGGCGAAAGTGGCGCATTCCGCTGTACCAGTACGATACGATTGTCTCGGCGACGGCAAATGATTATCAGACGATTCTTGCGGAGTCGCAGTTCAGCAGGCTCTGGCTGGGCAAGCTGAATAATGGCGTGGCCGAGGCGAAGGTGCAGGTGGTGCATCTTGCCGTCGTAGGAAACGCTTGGGAAGAAACGACTGTGGCCGACTTGTACCAGACTTCTTCGACGGAACATTCGCAGATTGTGGAAGTGAACGGCATCGAAACGAAGGTGACCGAAAATGTGACGGCGAAAGACACGAACTACATTACCGTAAAGACGATTAACAACCGTGAAGATGCGGACAAGTATCACAAGTCGCCGAATACGAAGACGGAACGCGATTCCGATTCGAACGCTCCGCTGAAGGAAACGGCGCTGGTGCTCGATTACCACAATATGAGTCCGGGACAGGAAGTGGGCGTGACGCGTATCTTTGAAACGGACGTGAAGGATTTTTCAAGCTACCGCTCGCTGAAGATGGAAATCCATTACCAGACGGATGCAACTTCGGTGCCGGTGCGATTTGCTATCCAGTTCGGTGAAGGCTCGCTCGAAGGTTCCAGCGACTACTACGAATGGAGCTTCCGCCCGGTGAATTACACCTGCAAGAAGGGCTCGGAACGCCCGCAGGACTGCGATGAACGTAACTGGCTCGACAACGCCTTCGCGATGAATGTTTCCGACTTCTCGGACTTGAAGCGAGGCCGCCGTCCGCCGTACCTGACTGCAGTCGAAAAGGATTTGGGTGGCGACCGCGAAGAAAAATTGAAACTGGTGGGTAATCCGTCGATTACGAGCATCGACTGGATGCGTTTCGTGATTATTGCGGATTCCAGCGCTTCCGAAAGCGACTTGGAAGGAACTTTCTGGCTCGATGATCTCCGCCTTTCGGATATGGATACCGAGTGGGGCTATGCGGCGCGTACGAGCGGCCAAGTGAATTTCGCCGACTTTATTTCGCTGTCGGGTGCCATTCGTTACCAGGATGGAAACTTCGCGACCCTTTCGACTTCGAATGGATCGCCCAAGCCGAAAACTTCGGTGGCCGCCTCGCAGATCGATGTGGCGGGTGACTTCACGATGAACTTGAACAAGTTCCTGAACGACAGTTCCGGATTCCATATTCCTCTTTCACTCGGATATCATAGTTCGACCAAGCGCCCCTACATGAAGCCGACTGACGACATGATGCTCAAGAGAAGTAGCTTCGTGGATATGACGGGCGACATGTTCCAGAGAAGGCTGGAAGTGGATGGCGACAAGGAAGAGCAGAAACTGCGCGACGAAGCGGAATCTAAGGGCTACCAGTCTTATGTGCGAGACCGTTCCTTCGGTATCAGCTACCGCAAGGATTACCATGCCCGCGATTCCAAGCTGGGCGAGGTGATGTCGCAGATATTCCTCGATCGTCCGGCCTTCAGCTATTCTTACAACGAGTCGGAAGGCCGTGCGACGACTTCGGCGGATTCGTCCTATTCTTACCATACGATTATCGAGTATAAGCTGGGTACGTTCAGTATGTTCCGCTTCAGGCCGCTTGATGCTCTGTCCAAGTACGAATGGCTGAAACCGCTCGCCAAGACGGAATTCGAACCCTGGCCGCAGACGTTCGACGTGACGCTCTTCGACTTGAACTATGTACGCTATGTAAACCAGAACCGCGATCCGGATTATGTGGAACCGCAGGTAGACAAGATTGTCACCTATACGACTGAATTGAACCACAAGTTGAATATGCGCTGGAACATTTTCTCGTTCCTCACGACAAGCTATTCCTTGAATGTCAAGCGCGACATGTACGGTGGTGGCGACCGCGAAGCGTTCGTGAAGAAGAATTTCTTTACCTCGCGTGATGGCGGCCTTTTTGCAAGCGATTATATCTTTGACTATGACCATACCGACCGTCGTGTCTATGTGTCGGGCGACAGTATTGTAGCCATTCCGCGTGATACGATTGCTAGGATTTCTGAGAGTGGCGATACTCTTGCCATCGACATGCAGAACCCTGATTCTTACGAGATTCGCTACGATACCACGGTGTTTTACAAGGTGGATAGTGTGGGTCGCAGGGAATATGGCCGCTCCTACGGTATTTTGCGCAACGAACGCGCCCGTTCGCAGCAGTTCAAGATCGGGTTTAACCCGCGCCTGATTCCGTTCCTGCCGTTTACGACCAATTTTAGTTCCGATTTCAACCAACAGAAGACCATTCCGGACGATTTCGATTTCAAGGACGAGACGATGATCGAAAAGAATTACTGGACGATTTCGCAGACGAACCGGTTTGAGTTCTCGCCGACGTTCAAGATTCTCGATTTCGCAAATGCGTTCGGAAAGGGAAACTTTGTTGCGAGCGCTTTCGACAAGATAAAATGGCGTGAAATCCGCTTTAGCTGGACCGCAAGCACCAACACCGTGGGTGAGAACTTTACCTTGGCTCAGCTCAACGAGGAACAGCACGTGACTCCGTTGCAGTACTATCTGTATGGGCTTGGCCTCGGTAACGGCTATCGGAATCGTGGTTTCTACAATATCGTCACGGGCGATATGGGGCTTGATCACCGCGACGATTACCGTCGCTTTGCGCAGTACCGTAACCATCACGTGGATACGCTCGTGTACCAGGGTAATTTCCGTCACTCCGTTTCTCGACAGTTCCAGATGGGGACGGGGATTACGCTCCCGATTTGGGATATCGGAGTCCAGGGTGACTTGCAGTGGAAAGAAGACTTCTCCCAGGCGAGAGAATATCCGCTTTACTTGGATACGACGACGGTGTGGCCGAAGATTGGAGTCGGCGTGACGGTCCCGAATTTCTCGCAGCGCGTATCGATCCTGAATGGTTTCCGCAGCGTGTCGACCTTCCATCGTTTCGATTACACCTATACGACGACGGTGCATCCGTTCCAGAGTTCCGAAGATTCCTGGTCGCAGAGTATCAACTTCAACCCGTTGATTCGCGTGACGTTCTTGCTGCAGAACAACATGCGTATCGAAAACAGCGTGCGTATGAAGATTGAAGATACTGACCGTCGCCCGAAAGAAGAAGTTATCGGCATTACCACGTGGCCCGATTCGGCGGGCAATAGCCGCGATACCACCGATTATTTCTGGGAAACGCCGTGGATCCATACGTCGCTCTATAACGACTTTATGTTCAATATCGGTGACGACTTCACCATTACCTATCCTCTTAAGCTCGACAAGGCGGTCAAGTTCTTCAAGTGGTTCTTCAAGTTCAAGAACTCGGTCGACCTCAAGTTTACCGCCGGTTACGACTACAAGAAGACCATCCGCAAGCAGTACGATCCTGAAGACGGCTACGATATGTGGAACAAGGAGAGCGGAACGGACGGTGTCTTTAGACAGTGGCATTTCGACGACCCGCTGTACGCCGATGTCCCGAAGACCGTCTATAATCCGAAACTGACCTTGACGGATAGGACGGTGCCGTCGCGTACGCACGAATGGTTTATCCGCCCGAGTGCGGGCTACCAGTTCAACAAGATTGCGTCGATGAGCAGTTATATCGAGTATCGTCAGATTCACGAAAAGCTGGATGACGAAACTCCGCACCTGCGGCAGATTTTGCAGTTTGAAATTGCGCTGATGCTGAGGTTTGACTAA